The genome window ATCATCGGCGGGGATATCCGGCTTGAGGGCCGCTCGATTGCCGAACTGCCACCCGAGGCCATCGTCGAGGCGGGGGTGGTGCAGGTGCCTGAGGGGCGGCAGCTTTTCATCGACCTGACGGTGGCCGAGAATCTGCTGGTCGGCGGTCACAGGCGGCCCAAGGGCGAGCTGCGGGGCGCTGTCGAAGAGATATATGACCGCTTCCCGGTGCTGCGAGAGCGGCGCAATGTGGCGGCAGGGTTCCTGTCGGGCGGCGAGCAGCAGATGGTGGCGCTCGGGCGGGCCCTGATTGCGCGGCCTCGGTTGCTGGTTCTGGACGAGCCCTCGCTGGGGCTTGCGCCGCAGATCGTGGCGAGGATTTTCGAAACGCTGGTGGAGCTGCGGCGGGATCAGGGCATTTCGGTGCTGGTGATCGAGCAGAACGCGCGGGTTGCGCTCAACATCGCGGACCGCGGCTACGTTGTGGAAGGTGGGCGCGTGGTGATGGATGGCACCGCCGCCGCACTGCTCGAGAACGACGACATCAAGCATTTCTATCTTGGCCTCTCGGATGGCGGGCGGTCACGCGATTTTCGCAACATCAAGCATTACAAGCGCCGCAAGAGGTGGCTGTCATGAGCGCGCTGCTGGAGGTCACCGGGCTGACCAAGCGTTTTGGCGGGCTGACTGCCGTATCCGACATGGCGCTGCGTGTCGAAGAGGGGCAGATCGTGGGGCTTATCGGCCCGAACGGCGCCGGAAAGACGACCTGTATCAACCTGATTTCCCGCGTTTTGCGCCCCAGTGAGGGAGACATTCGATTTGCCGGGAAAGACCTGCTCAAGTGCCCTGCGCATGGTGTGACCGGCCTTGGGCTTGCCCGCACCTTTCAGAACCTTGCGTTGTTTCACAGCGGAACGGTGGTGGAAAACATCCTCGTCGGGCGGCACGGGCTGATGCAATCTTCGGTGCTCGGTTCGGCTTTTTACACCCGGAAGACACGGGCGGAAGAGATTGCGCACCGCGAGGCGGTGGAGCGGATCGTGGATTTTCTGGAGATCGAGCAAATTCGCGATGCGGTCGTGGGGAGCCTGCCCTACGGGCTGCAAAAGCGGGTGGAACTGGGCCGGGCACTGGCAACCGAGGCGCGGTTGCTGCTGATCGACGAGATGGTTTCGGGGATGAACCTTGAGGAAACCGAGGATATCGCCCGTTTCCTGCTGGATGCGCGGGCCGAGTTTGGCACTTCGATCCTGATGGTCGAGCATGATCTTGGCATGGTGATGGGCCTGTCGGACCGGGTTTATGTGATGAACTTCGGCGCCTTGCTCGCCGAGGGCACTCCGGCAGAGGTTTCTGCCGACCCGCGTGTGATCGAGGCCTATGTCGGCGCAGAGGAGATGACGGCATGAGGGTATCGCGCCGGCCAAACGCCACCGCCGAGACGCTGCCCGGCCTGATGCTGGAGTGGGCGCAGAGATGCCCCGACGCCGTCGCCATGCGCGAGAAGGATTTCGGGATCTGGAACCCGGTAACCTGGGCGGAGTATCGCGAGCGGATCGAAGCCTTCGCGCTTGGCCTGAAAGACCTCGGTTTCGGGGAGCAGGATGCGCTGGCCATTGCCGGGGAGAATGTGCCCGAGTGGCTGGTCGCCGACCTCGCCGTGCAGGCGCTCCGGGGCAAGGTGGTGGGAATCTATCCCACAAACCCTTGGCCCGAGCTGCGTTATATCGTGGAGCATTCCGGGTCGCGGGTGATCGTTTGCACCGATCAGGAGCAGGTCGACAAGGTGCTGGACGCAGAAGAGGCGGAAGGCGCGCTGGAGCAGTTGACGCATATTCTGTGCATCGACATGCGGGGGTTGCGGGACTACCCGCACGGGCGCTTGAAGTCCTTCGAGGAAGTCGTTGAGCGCGGTCGAAAAATTCGCGCCGAGGACCAAGGTGCACCGACGCTGGACGCCATGATCGCGCAGGTGCGGCCCGATGACGTTTGCGTGGTGGTTTACACCTCGGGCACGACGGGCAAGCCGAAGGGCGCCATGCTCACGCAGGCCAATCTGGTGGCTGCGGGGCGGTCTCTTGTCGGGCTCTACGGGCTCGACAACACGAATTACAAGGTGCTGTGCTACCTGCCGCTGTGCCATGTCGCGGAGCGGGTTTATTCGATCGTGTTTCACCTGCTGACCGGCGGTGAGGTCAATTTTGCCGAGTCGCTTGAGACAGTGAACGAAAACCTGCGGGAGATCGCGCCGACGGTCTTTCTCGGGGTGCCGCGGATCTGGGAGAAGTTGCAGGCCGGGGCTTTGATCAAGTTGCAGGAGGCGCGGGCGCCGCAACCGGCGATCTTTGATTGGGCCTTCCGCCTTGGATCGCGGTTGCTGGAGCAGGAGGAAACAACGGGTGCAACGCTGCGCATCCGGGTGCTGCGCAAATTGTTGCATCTGGTGGTGTTCCGGAATGTGCAGCTCGAAATGGGCCTGAGCCGCTCGCGCTACAGGTTTTGCGGCGGCGCGACCGTTTCTCCCGAGACGCTCCGGTTCTTCGCGGTCATCGGCCTGCCGGTTTGGCAGTGTTTCGGGATGACGGAGACCTCGGGGATCGTGTTTTCGCAGACCGATGAGCGGCATGAGAACGGCTGTTCCGGCCTGCCGCTGGAGGGCGTGGAATACCGGGTGGCCGAGGATGGCGAGATATTGATCCGCTCCGCGACCGTCTTCGCGGGCTACCTGCACGACGAGGTCGCGACGGCGGATGTGTTTGACGGCGAGTGGTTCAGGACCGGCGATATCGTGGAGTTCTCGCAAGGTGGCGAGTTGCGGGTGATCGACCGCAAGAAGGCGATCATCATCACCTCGGGCGGCAAGAACATCGCGCCCTCCGAGATCGAGAACGCGCTGAAGGAGTCGCTGTTCATTCACGAGGCCATCGTGGTGGGCGAGGGGCGCAACTTTCTGGGCGGCCTGATCCAGATCGATATCGAGACGGTCGGCAAATGGGCGCAGCAACAGGGGCTGGCCTATACCAATTACAAGGATCTCGCGGGCAAACTGGAAGTGCGGGAGTTGATCGGCAAGATCGTGGACGAGGTCAACGCTCGCTTTGCGCGGGTCGAGAACATCCGGAAGTTCGTGCTGCTCGACAAGCAGCTTGACCACGATGACGGCGAGGTGACGGCGACCCAGAAGGTGCGCCGCAATATCATCGAGACCCGCTTTGCCCGCGAGCTCGAAGAAATCTACGGAGCGGCCTGAGCATGGACATTGCCCTTTATCTGATCGTTCCCGGGCTGATCGTCGGAGCCTTCTACGGGCTGATCGGCATGGCCTTCGCGGTGATCTACAAGGCGACCCGGGTGGTGAATTTCGCCCTCGGCGAGATGATGATGCTCACCGCCTACACGGCCTTCGCATTGCAGGGGTATCTCGACCTTGGCTTTGTGCCGCTGGTGCTGGCCACCATCGTGATTGCCGGGGCCATTGCCCTGATCGTAGAGATTCTGGTGATCCGGCCGATGCAGTCGGAGCCGCTCTTTTCGATCGTGATGGCCACGATCGGCCTGGCGATCCTGCTGCGCTCGCTGGTGGTGCTGATCTGGGGCGCCCTGCCGAGACCTTCCAACACCGGGCTTCCGGACACCTATGTCAACGTCTTTGGTGTCGGGCTGTCTTACGGGCAAATCTGCATGGCGGGGCTCTTCGTGGTGGCCTCGGCCGGAGTGTTCGTGTTCTTCCGCTACTCCCGTTTCGGGCTCGCGATGCGGGCCACTGCCAGCCGCGAGACCACGGCGATGCTGATGGGCATAAGGGTGCGGCGGGTGCAGACGGTGGCCTGGGTCATGTCGACGGTGATTGCCGGTCTGGCGGGCATGTTGAGCGCCTCGATCTACACGCTGGTGCCGACCCTTTACGCCGATGGTCTCAAGGGGTTTCCGGCAACGATTTTGGGTGGGTTGGATTCGGTGCTCGGCTCCACCCTTGGCGGCCTCGTCATCGGCGTCATCGAAAACCTCGCCGGGGGCTACATCGGCTCGGGCATCAAGGAAATCGCCGGTTTCGTCATCATCATTCTGGTGCTGATGATCCGTCCGTGGGGCCTGTTCGGCCAGAAGGATATTGAGAGAGTCTGATGAGAAACGGCCATTTCCAAGCCTCCTATGGCAGGCTCGTGCAACTCACGGACAATGCGGTTGTCTGGCGCTGGTGCGTGCTGTTCGGCGTTGCGCTCTGCGTCCTGCCTTTCGTGGTCGATGCCTACGGGCTGTCGATTGCGACCAGTATCTGCCTACAGGTGGTCGGGATTCTCGGGCTCAACCTGCTGGTGGGCAATGCGGGGCTGATTTCGCTCGGGTATTCGGGGTTTCTGGCGATCGGGGCCTATGCCAGCACGATCCTGCATATCGACCTTGGCCTGCCGATGTTGGTGACGATCCCGCTGGGCGGGGTGGCGGCGGCGCTGGCCGGGCTGGTGATCGGCATTCCATCGTTGCGGCTCAAGGGGCTCTATCTGGCGATCACCACGCTGGCCTTTGCCTTCATCGTCAACCACGGCATCGTGGAGGGCGGCGACCTGACGCGCGGATCGGCGGGCATTCTGGTGCCGGACCTGACCATTCTGGGCGTGGATCTGAGCGGCACGCGCAGCTTTTACTACGTCTGCCTTGGGGTGGCGGCGGTGGCGGGGCTGACCATGCTGAACCTCGGGCGCAGCCGGATCGGACGGGCCTTTCTGGCGGTTCGCGAATATGACATCGCCGCGCGCGCGATGGGCGTGAACCTGTGGAAATACAAGCTCTACGCCTTTGTCATCAGCTCCTTCTACATCGGGATATCGGGCGGGCTTTATGCCCATTACGTGAGCTATCTGAACGTCGACAACTTCAGCCCCTTCATCGGGATCGAAGCCATCGCCATGGTGATCGCGGGCGGGCTCGGCTCGGTGCTGGGGTCGGTGGCGGGCGTGGTCATCCTGATGCTGTTGCCCGAACTCATCCGCCTCGTGCTCGGACTTTTCGGACCCGATCTGACGGCGGTGTTTTCGACCAATGCCCTCGAGGTGCGCGGCGTGATCCTCGGGCTCGTCATCATCCTGTTCCTGAGGTTCGAACCGGATGGGTTTGCCGGGATCTGGCGGGAAGCCAAACGCATATGGTCGCAGTGGCCCTATGCCAAATAGCACGCGCTCAAGGCGGGGTGCTTCAAAGGGAGGAAGACCAATGAGAGAACTGCTGATAGGTGCCGCGATGGCGCTGGCCGCGTCTGGAGCATGGGCGCAGCAACAAGGGGTGTCGGATACGGAGATCGTGATCGGCGAGAGCGATCCGTTGAGCGGCCCGGCGGCGAGCGTCGGGCTGGCCCATGCGATCGGCACCAAGCTGGCGGTGGCCGAGGTCAACGCGAATGG of Oceanicola sp. 502str15 contains these proteins:
- a CDS encoding ABC transporter ATP-binding protein encodes the protein MYGRAVQGVRDVSLEVGANQIVALLGPNGAGKSTVLKALSGVLEPEDGKIIGGDIRLEGRSIAELPPEAIVEAGVVQVPEGRQLFIDLTVAENLLVGGHRRPKGELRGAVEEIYDRFPVLRERRNVAAGFLSGGEQQMVALGRALIARPRLLVLDEPSLGLAPQIVARIFETLVELRRDQGISVLVIEQNARVALNIADRGYVVEGGRVVMDGTAAALLENDDIKHFYLGLSDGGRSRDFRNIKHYKRRKRWLS
- a CDS encoding ABC transporter ATP-binding protein; protein product: MSALLEVTGLTKRFGGLTAVSDMALRVEEGQIVGLIGPNGAGKTTCINLISRVLRPSEGDIRFAGKDLLKCPAHGVTGLGLARTFQNLALFHSGTVVENILVGRHGLMQSSVLGSAFYTRKTRAEEIAHREAVERIVDFLEIEQIRDAVVGSLPYGLQKRVELGRALATEARLLLIDEMVSGMNLEETEDIARFLLDARAEFGTSILMVEHDLGMVMGLSDRVYVMNFGALLAEGTPAEVSADPRVIEAYVGAEEMTA
- a CDS encoding long-chain fatty acid--CoA ligase; translation: MRVSRRPNATAETLPGLMLEWAQRCPDAVAMREKDFGIWNPVTWAEYRERIEAFALGLKDLGFGEQDALAIAGENVPEWLVADLAVQALRGKVVGIYPTNPWPELRYIVEHSGSRVIVCTDQEQVDKVLDAEEAEGALEQLTHILCIDMRGLRDYPHGRLKSFEEVVERGRKIRAEDQGAPTLDAMIAQVRPDDVCVVVYTSGTTGKPKGAMLTQANLVAAGRSLVGLYGLDNTNYKVLCYLPLCHVAERVYSIVFHLLTGGEVNFAESLETVNENLREIAPTVFLGVPRIWEKLQAGALIKLQEARAPQPAIFDWAFRLGSRLLEQEETTGATLRIRVLRKLLHLVVFRNVQLEMGLSRSRYRFCGGATVSPETLRFFAVIGLPVWQCFGMTETSGIVFSQTDERHENGCSGLPLEGVEYRVAEDGEILIRSATVFAGYLHDEVATADVFDGEWFRTGDIVEFSQGGELRVIDRKKAIIITSGGKNIAPSEIENALKESLFIHEAIVVGEGRNFLGGLIQIDIETVGKWAQQQGLAYTNYKDLAGKLEVRELIGKIVDEVNARFARVENIRKFVLLDKQLDHDDGEVTATQKVRRNIIETRFARELEEIYGAA
- a CDS encoding branched-chain amino acid ABC transporter permease is translated as MDIALYLIVPGLIVGAFYGLIGMAFAVIYKATRVVNFALGEMMMLTAYTAFALQGYLDLGFVPLVLATIVIAGAIALIVEILVIRPMQSEPLFSIVMATIGLAILLRSLVVLIWGALPRPSNTGLPDTYVNVFGVGLSYGQICMAGLFVVASAGVFVFFRYSRFGLAMRATASRETTAMLMGIRVRRVQTVAWVMSTVIAGLAGMLSASIYTLVPTLYADGLKGFPATILGGLDSVLGSTLGGLVIGVIENLAGGYIGSGIKEIAGFVIIILVLMIRPWGLFGQKDIERV
- a CDS encoding branched-chain amino acid ABC transporter permease; the encoded protein is MRNGHFQASYGRLVQLTDNAVVWRWCVLFGVALCVLPFVVDAYGLSIATSICLQVVGILGLNLLVGNAGLISLGYSGFLAIGAYASTILHIDLGLPMLVTIPLGGVAAALAGLVIGIPSLRLKGLYLAITTLAFAFIVNHGIVEGGDLTRGSAGILVPDLTILGVDLSGTRSFYYVCLGVAAVAGLTMLNLGRSRIGRAFLAVREYDIAARAMGVNLWKYKLYAFVISSFYIGISGGLYAHYVSYLNVDNFSPFIGIEAIAMVIAGGLGSVLGSVAGVVILMLLPELIRLVLGLFGPDLTAVFSTNALEVRGVILGLVIILFLRFEPDGFAGIWREAKRIWSQWPYAK